In Pseudosulfitobacter pseudonitzschiae, the sequence CGTGACGCCGTCGATCAGCACGTTCATGTTCATCGAGAACCGCACTTCCAGATCGGAATTGCGGTAAAGCATTCCCATCAGCACATCGGGATCGACGTTTTTCGAACGCGGTTCCAGCACCAGCCGAATGTCGTCGGCGCTTTCGTCGCGCACATCGCCAAGGATCGGAACCTTTTTGGTCTGGATGACCTCGGCCAGCTTTTCGATCAGCTTGGATTTCTGGACCTGATAGGGAATCTCTGTGACGACAATCTGCCACTGCCCGCGACCCAGATCCTCGACTTCGTAGCGGCAGCGCAGGCGAAAGCCGCCTTTGCCGGTGCGATAGTTTTCGGCAATGCTTTCGGGTGGCTCGACGATGATCCCGCCGGTGGGGAAATCGGGGCCTTTGACAAAATTCAGCAGCGTGTCGTCTCGCGCATCTGGAGTCTTGATCAGATGCAGGCAGGCATCGCACAGCTCGGCGATGTTGTGCGGTGGAATGTTGGTGGCCATGCCCACCGCAATGCCCGAAGAACCGTTGGCCAGCAGGTTGGGAAACTGCGCGGGCAGCACGACCGGTTCGGTCAGCGTGCCGTCATAGTTGTCACGGAAATCGACCGCGTTTTCGTTCAGCCCGTCCAGCAGCGCCTCGGCCACGGCGGTCATGCGCGCCTCGGTGTAGCGGCTGGCCGCAGGGTTGTCGCCGTCGATGTTGCCAAAGTTACCCTGACCGTCAACCAGCGGATAGCGCACGTTGAAATCCTGCGCCAGACGCGCCATCGCGTCGTAAATCGCGGCGTCACCGTGCGGGTGATAGTTGCCCATCACGTCGCCCGAAATTTTGGCCGACTTGCGGAATCCGCCTTTGGAAGATAGGCGCAATTCACGCATCGCGAACAGGATTCGGCGGTGTACCGGCTTTAGCCCGTCGCGGGCATCCGGCAGTGCGCGGTGCATGATCGTGGACAGCGCATAGGTCAGATACCGATCACCCAGCGCGCGGCGCAGGGGTTCGGACAGGTCCATATTGGGGGGCTGGGTAATATCTGACATAAATGCTGTGTAGCCATGTGCCCCAAACGGGACAAGAGGGCAAAGCACCCGAACTGAAATGGGGAACCACTTGGGCAGTAACGGCGTTGTTATTTCGACACGGCGATGGATGCGGGGAAGAATTCCTTGGTTTTCTCACTGCGCGTCTCGCGGTCGCCTGATAAGATAAACCGACCCGCGCAAAAGCTGCCGCGCTTGCAGGGTGTTTCTGGGGGACTAGATGATGCTGCGTTTTATCGTTCTGACATTTGGATTTTTGGGCTGGGCCTTTTTCGAGATGAGCGGCGGTGCCGGTTTTGACGGTGAAGCATTGCGGCTGTCGCGTATCGAAATCGAAGATGCCGCTCCTGCGGCGCCGTCGGCGCCTAAGAGCTTGTTGGCAGGCATAGATTCGCAAAACAGCGATACCGCAGATGTCACCCGCGTTGCCCTGAACCTGACAACAACCCGCGATATTATCGCCCCTGCCAAACCTTTGCCGACCACCACTGGTCCTGCCAAATTCGACGGCGCGACGCTAAGCACTGCATCTCTGGATACAGATCAAGAGAACAGAATCGTGATTCCCAGCC encodes:
- a CDS encoding SH3 domain-containing protein; its protein translation is MMLRFIVLTFGFLGWAFFEMSGGAGFDGEALRLSRIEIEDAAPAAPSAPKSLLAGIDSQNSDTADVTRVALNLTTTRDIIAPAKPLPTTTGPAKFDGATLSTASLDTDQENRIVIPSLIPTAQPAVQTADDVMTDENFNTLDVRAVSGNRVNVRGGPGTDFGVVSSLTRGEEVEILQDPGNGWVKLRPLNGGPEGWMADFLLTNS